TGTGGAAAAATTGCGAGCGGAAACTCAACACTAGCTTACAAATGGTCGTTCTTGCTTTCACTTCTTTACTCCTTAAAAGATTATGAACAGGTTCTTACAACTGGGTTAAGGAAAGGCTTTTTGGATTTCATGGAATAGGAGTAGAAAAGATGTGAGCCAAGAAATTAACAGAAGGTCTATCTCAAGTTTATTTTTAAGATAACCAAAAGGAGATTACCCTTTTTTCTCTCTTCTCTTTCTATTTTTCTAATCCATGGTTAGCGTAATGAGCAATCGAAAATAACAAGAAAGAGATAAATGATTGCCATACCTTCCCTTTGGCCTCCAAAACTATATACCACGCTCAGTATGAGGGGCACATTAACTATTTATTTCCTTTTCCACATTCCAGTCTTGTTACCACTAATTTTCACTTCATCCATCTTAGTATCAGGATCCCCAAACTTTTCTTTACCATGTTGTATGGCTTTTATAATCATGTTCTCATCTATATTGTTTAACCTCATTGATTGTTCTCTTGGCGACAAAAGATTTTCATGAATTGGTTGTTTATATTGTGTTTTGTTAAACAGGCCAGTGGCTAGAATGCCTAGCATTATTGTGTTATTTACTACAGTTGTGTTTATTTCCGGTATAGCTGTAACAGTAGTATTACTATGCTCAGAAGTAAGTAGAGAAAGAAATATCTAGCCTTTCTGGAGTTGCACCCTTTAATCGAGATAGCGGTTTTAGCAAAGAAAAAAGGTGTATTCAGGGTGGTAGATCACAAATTAGAAAGGTTTTACATATGTGTATTCTTAGTGCGCAAAGGTACAATTCTTATATGAAAATCTTCTTTGATAGGCTATATGATCAATACAAAAAACCATATAAAGTTGCTTCTACCGCTGCTATGAGAAAACTACTTTTACTAGCCAACTCTTTAGTCAGAGATGGTAGGGTGTTTGCTGAGAAATATAGCCCTAAGGCTGCTTCTATCTAGTAATAGCGTAGCTATGAATAAGTACGCCTACACAAACTTTAAGTACTTATTCATAGCTCTTATGTTTTTTGTTTATACCGCTGATATTGAGCTTTTAGGTACTCGATAATTTAAAAAGAAGGTAAAAATGGCGTATTGACAAAATTGGAACTGTAAGGTAGAAATTAGCTCGTAGACAGGGAATATATGGCTTTTAATAGAGAATTAAATAAAAAATTATATGCTTTAGGGCTGCATAGTTTTGATGAAGTCAAAAAGCTTATTGGAGAAAAAGTTGATAGCAAAGCTAGTGATTATTATGGTGATACTCCGCTACACTATGCTGCTGAATCAGGCAAATTAGAAGTAGTAAAACATTTGATAGAAGAGGAAGGATGTAATGTTGCAACTATGAATACATATGGTTCAACGCCTTTGCATAGAGCTGCGCTATGTGGTTACTTGAATATAGTAGACTATCTTGTAGAAAATGGTGCTGATTTTGCAGTTAATGATAATTATGATAGAACTCCTACTCACTCTGCTGCTGAAGGTGGTCACTTGGATATAGTAAAATATCTTATAGAAAAAGGATTTGATTTAAAGGCTACGGAGAATGGCAGTTTAACTCCTATGCATGGCGCTGCATATAATAATCACCTAGAAGTATTAAAATATCTAATAGAACACGGTGGCAATGTAAATGCTACTAATAGAGGGGGATGGTCTGCTCTACATGAAGCTGCTGATCAAGGTCATTTAAATGTAGTACAATATCTTATAGAAAATGGCGCTAAAGTCGATGCTGTTAACATTATTGGTTATACTCCTTTGCATGAAGCTGCTGAAAAAGGCAAATTGGAAGTAGTAAAGTATCTTATAGAAAAAGGTTCTAATTTTAAAATAGCTGCTAGAAATGGCCACATTCCTTTAAATTTAGCTATTCTTGCAGGTCATTCTAATATAGTAGAGTATTTCAAAGTGATGAGATACAACTATTAAAGATTGAAAAAGCAAATTCGTTAAGTATGTTAAAAACAAGTCTTTTTAGTTTTATAGTCCACAAGTAAAAATTATCTTTAATATTTTCCATTTTTCTATTGAATTTTAACACAACTGCTTGACCTTACCCAGAAAAAGTAGAGAGGAAGTTAAGCCATTTTTGAGGTAAAATAAAACATGATCATGAGGGCTTATTATGGTAAAGAACAGAAAGAATTACACAGTGGAATTTAAATTAGAGGCAATAAAGTTGGTAAAGGAAACGGGGCAGTCAGCAAGCAAAATAGCTAAAGATTTAGGAATAGATAACAGTACACTAAGTGACTGGATAAAAAAATATAACGAAAAAGGATCAATAGAAGAAGCATTTCCTGGTAAGGGAAAGTTGGCACCATGTGATAAAGAAAAGTTTGAATTAAAGAAAGAACTAACAAGAGTTACTAGAGAAAGAGACATTTTAAAAAAAGCCCTGGGCAAGTCACAAAGAGTAAAATATTTATTTATCAAAAAGCATAGAAACTACTATAAAGTACAGGAGTTATGCAGGATTTTCTGCTAGCGGCTACTACAAATGGACTAGTAAGAAGAAAAGCAGCAAAGAATCAACAAGGGAGCAGTTTCTAGCAGATATTCAAAAAATATACCAAGCATCTAATTGTAGATATGGTGCACCTAAAATTCATGCTGAACTAAAGGCTTTAGGTAAAAATTGCAACATCAAAACAGTGCAGGATGTCATGCAAAAAAATGGCATTCAAGCTAGACTGAGGCGAAGATTCAAAAGCAAAAAACAGCAGACTGACAATAGCTCCCAATATATTGGACCAAAACTTTACTACTAGTCAGCCAAACAAAGTATGGGTAACTGATATTACATACATAAAAACTAAGGATGGTTGGCTATATTTGGCAGCAATAATTGATCTATATTCACGTATGGTAGTTAATGAGTAGTACAATAACTAAGCATAGATGCTTTATTGATGGCTGTTGATAAGCGCAAACCAGCCAAAGATCTGCTATTTCATAGTGATCAAGGTTCACAATATACCTCTAAAAATTATCAATTTTTACTGAATACAAAAAGTATTATTTCTAGCATGAGTCACAAAGGTTGTTGTTACGATAATGCTGTTTCGGAGAGCTTTTTTAGTTCACTAAAGAGGGAATTACTCATTGATACCTCACAACACTCCGCACAACAAGCTAGAACCGCAATATTTGAATACATAGAAATTTTTTATAACAAACAACGTAGACATTCTACTATTAACTATTGCATTCCTGAAAAATTTGATTCATCATTTTCATAATGAAAATGGCTTAACTTCCTCTCTACTTTTTCTGGGTAAGGTCACTGGGATGACAGGAGAAGGAAGCACTGGGATGACAGAAGAAGGAAGCACTGGGATGACAGGAGAAGGAGGTTACTGGGATGACACCGTCATAAGGTGAAATGAGATCCCAGTGTCTGGGCACTGGGATGACGCCTCTGGGCACTGCCGTCATAAAGGAACCAGTGTCAGCTATTCAGATGACAGAGAAGATGTCTAATGTATACAACCCACTACCTCACTAATGTTACTAAATCCATCTCTCCTTATTAGTTCTGCAAGTTCTAGATTAATTTTGTTTACAACTTGAGGTCCGTGGTATATGAGAGCAGTGTACAACTGCACCAAAGAAGCTCCTGCCTTTATTTTTTTATATGCATCATCACCACTTGAGATTCCTCCGCACCCTATCAATAATATTTTGCCCTTAGTAAATTTGTACATATCGCCCAATAACTCGGTTGAAAGTTTGAACAGTGGTTTGCCACTCAATCCGCCACTTTCGTTGTGGTGGGAATGCAGATTATCTCTACTTACCGTAGTGTTGCTTACTGTTAAACCGTCAATTTTATATTCCAGTGCAAGCTCAGCGATATTTTCTTTCGTTTGCTGATCTATATCTGGTGAGATTTTTAATATTATTGGTATGGATTTAGAATTATCAATTGATCTGCGGATAGCTTTCAGTAATTCC
The nucleotide sequence above comes from Wolbachia endosymbiont of Oedothorax gibbosus. Encoded proteins:
- a CDS encoding ankyrin repeat domain-containing protein — translated: MAFNRELNKKLYALGLHSFDEVKKLIGEKVDSKASDYYGDTPLHYAAESGKLEVVKHLIEEEGCNVATMNTYGSTPLHRAALCGYLNIVDYLVENGADFAVNDNYDRTPTHSAAEGGHLDIVKYLIEKGFDLKATENGSLTPMHGAAYNNHLEVLKYLIEHGGNVNATNRGGWSALHEAADQGHLNVVQYLIENGAKVDAVNIIGYTPLHEAAEKGKLEVVKYLIEKGSNFKIAARNGHIPLNLAILAGHSNIVEYFKVMRYNY